The window GGTGAGTGCGGGGCTACGCCGGGCGCGAggggctgcgcggggccgggccgagccgagCTGAGCTGGGCTGCGCCGGGCTGGGGCCTCCCAGTCGGCCGCatccgctccgctccgccccgcTCCAGGCTGGGCCCCACCGCAGGCCCCACCGCCGGGCCTTCCCCGGGCCTACGGACGGTTCCCATGGAGACCCCTCGGGGGCGGTGCTCTCCTTTCCCCTGCCCGCAGCGCTcggggcccggcccggctcccGCGGGGCTGTCTCGGGCTCTGTGGTGCCCCGCACCCCCGAGCTCCCCCTGCGGGCCCGGGCCGCCCCTTGCCCGCGGTCGCGCTCCTCGCTGTCTCCGCGTGGCCCCGAACCCGGCGCTGCTCTCGGCTGCCCGGGCCCGGCCCCTCACCCCGCCTGCCCTTCTTCCTTCCGTAGTGCGCCCGCGGCGGCGAAGATGCCCGACCGGGACGGCTACAGCAACAGCGGCGGCGATGAGGCGGGCGCCGACGCCGACGACATATGCCGCGATTTCCTGCGCAACGTCTGCAAGCGGGGCAAGCGCTGCCGCTTCCGGCACCCCGACATCAGCGAGGTGACCAACCTGGGCGTACGCAAGAACGAGTTCATCTTCTGCCACGACTTCCAGAACAAGGAGTGCGTGCGCCTCAACTGCCGCTTCATCCACGGCACCAAGGAGGACGAGGACTGCTACAAGAAGACGGGCGAGCTGCCCCCTCGCCTGCGGCAGAAGGTGGCGGCGGGGCTCGGCCTCTCGCCCGCCGACCTGCCCAACAGCAAGGAGGAGGTGCCCATCTGCAGGGACTTCTTGAAGGGCGACTGCCAGCGGGGCGCCAAGTGCAAGTTCCAGCACCTGCAGCGGGACTATGAGTACGAGACGCGGGGCATGGCCACTCGCGAGCCGGGCATGGTGGCCGCCGTGCGCCGCTATGACCCCTACGATGCCATATACGACAGCGACCGCTACGATGACCACGAGCCCCTGCTGAAGCGGCGGCGGGTGGACGGGCTGTCCTTCGAGACCTACGAGTACAGCTTCGCCAACCCACGGACAGTGGAGTAccggctgctggaggaggagaacaTCATGCTGCGGAAGCGCGTGGAGGACCTCAAGAAGCAGGTGAACAACTTGATGGCGACCAACGAGGTGCTGTTGGAGCAGAACGCCCAGTTCCGCAACCAGGCCAAGGTGATGACGCTGAGCTCCACCGCCACGGCCACCGAGCAGACTCTGGCCCCCACCGTGGGCACCGTCACCAATTACAACCACAGCATCGCGCAGACCCACACCACGCTCAGCAGCCAGGCCTTGCAGCCCCGGCCCGTCTCCCAGCAGGATTTAGTAGCGCCTGCCGGCGCCCAGGCAGCACCCCCGGCCAATGCCGCTCCCCCCATGAACCCCGAAATCACCCCGCTCTCGGCCGCCCTGGCACAGACCATTGCCCAGGGCATGGCTCCCCCGGTCTCCATGGCCCCGGTGGCCGTCTCGGTGGCTCCGGTGGCCGTGTCCATGGCGCAGCCGCTGGGAGGCATCACCAtgagccacgccaccaccccgATGGTGACGTACCCCATCGCCTCGCAGAGCATGCGGATAACGGCCATGCCGCACTGACGGCCCCCCCGTGCCCCCACCTTCGCCCCCACCTTCGGGGGCTGAGCCATGCGGAACTGAGGAACCCTCGGGACCTTCGTAtccaggctggggctggaggaaggGGCATCTCCTCGCCCCCTGGCACAGAAAAACCTTGAGCCGTGTGGGGGTGTTTGTGTGGCAGTGGATTCAGGGATGAGGGATGAATGGTGCGGGGGTGCCTGCTGCCCCCACCCTCTCTGTAGCCCCTGGAATGGGACAGAGGGATNNNNNNNNNNNNNNNNNNNNNNNNNNNNNNNNNNNNNNNNNNNNNNNNNNNNNNNNNNNNNNNNNNNNNNNNNNNNNNNNNNNNNNNNNNNNNNNNNNNNGGACCCCAAAGTGCTCTCACACCAACCCTTAAGGGCACTGGGACCCCAAACAGGACTCACCCCGATTCTAAGGACAGCAGGACCCCAAACCATGCTCACACCGACCCTAAGGACAGCAGGACCCCAAACCGTGCTCACACCGACCCTAAGAACAGCAGGACCCCAAACCATGCTCACACCGACCTTTAGGATAGGGGGACCCCAAACCGTGCTCACACCGACCCTAAGGACAGCGGGACCCCAAATAGTGCTCACATGGACCCTAAGGACAGCCGGACCCCAAATAGTGCTCACACTGACCCTAAGGACAGCGGGACCCCAAACCATGTTTACACCAACACTAAGGACAGCGGGACCCCAAACAGTGCTCACACCAACACTAAGGACAGCGGGACCCCCAAATCGCGCCTACACCAACCCTAAGGGCACTGGGACCCCAAACAGGACTCACCCCAATTCTAAAGACAGCAGGACCCCAAACCATGTTCACACCGACCCTAAGGACAGTGGGACCCCAAACAGTGCTCACACTGACACTATGGACAGCAGGACCCCGAACTGCACCCACACCAACTCTTAAGGGCACTGGGACCCCAAACAGTGCTCACACCAACACTATGGACAGCAGGACCCCAAACTGCACTCACACCAACCCTTAAGGGCACTGGGACCCCAAACCACGTTCACACCGACCCTAAGGACAGCAGGACCCCAAATCATGTTCACACCAATCCTAAGGACAGCAGGACCCCAAACTGCACTCACACTGACCCTTAGGATAGGGGGACCCCAAACTGTGCTCACACCGACCCTTAAGGGCACTGGGACCCCAAATCATGTTCACGCCGGCCCTAAGGGCAGCAGGACCCCAAACTTCACTCACACCCATCCTAAGGGCAGTGGGACTCCAAACCATGCTCACACTGACTCTAAGGACAGCAGGACCCCAAACCATGCTCACATCAACACTAAGGACACTGGGACCCCGAATGGCACTCACACCAACCCTTAAGGGTGCTGGGATCCCAAATACTGCTCACACCGACCCTAAGAACAGTGGGATCCCAAACCATGCTCACACCAACCGTAAGGATAGTGGGACCGTACTCACACCGACCCTAAGGACAGCAGGACCCCCAAATCGTGTTCACACCAACCCTAAGGACAGTGGGACCCCAAACTGCACTCACACTGACCCTAAAGACAGCAGGACCCCAAAGTACTCTCACACCAACCCTTAAGTGCACTGGGACCCCAAATGCTCCTCACACCAACTCTTAAGGACAGCAGGACCCCAAACTACACCCACACCAAGCCTAAGGACAGTGGGACCCCAAACAGTGCTCACTCTGACTCTAAGGACAGCAGGACCCCAAACCATGTTTACACCAACACTAAGGACAGTGGGACCCCAAACTGCACTCACACCGACCCTAAGNNNNNNNNNNNNNNNAAAAGTCGCTGCTTGGTGAGCACAACACCAAACGTGTGCCGAAGGGAACGCGAAGCGGGAATGGTCCAACTTTGGCATCGAGGTGGCGGGGACGAGCGGGCACCGGGCGGGCAGCGGAAGTTTCCCTCCATCCCTCTTACAATGCACTAGGGAAACCATCACAAATCTCGTTTAGCAAAATAATGCATTATTACCAAACACTTTGATTATTACTTAAATTGTCAAGCTGTGCTGTCAAATGTATACAATACAGCGTTAAAGGAGAACAAGACTGGGACCTGCAGGGAACGTGGCCGCGCTTCCCTCTCCCATCCCCCCCTCAGTCCCCAAACCGTGGATGCGCTGCTGAAACCTCATTTCACTCCATcgtcattattattattattattattattattattaataataagacacaaggggaggggagaaaaaactCCTCGCTAAGAGCAAAAAACGCGTCC of the Numida meleagris isolate 19003 breed g44 Domestic line chromosome 32, NumMel1.0, whole genome shotgun sequence genome contains:
- the ZC3H10 gene encoding zinc finger CCCH domain-containing protein 10, with amino-acid sequence MTSRHRKKRSSGARVTLGGSAQLLPGYPGSSIEHFLPGAERRPEGTAHCWHWRTREEAASGAPAAAKMPDRDGYSNSGGDEAGADADDICRDFLRNVCKRGKRCRFRHPDISEVTNLGVRKNEFIFCHDFQNKECVRLNCRFIHGTKEDEDCYKKTGELPPRLRQKVAAGLGLSPADLPNSKEEVPICRDFLKGDCQRGAKCKFQHLQRDYEYETRGMATREPGMVAAVRRYDPYDAIYDSDRYDDHEPLLKRRRVDGLSFETYEYSFANPRTVEYRLLEEENIMLRKRVEDLKKQVNNLMATNEVLLEQNAQFRNQAKVMTLSSTATATEQTLAPTVGTVTNYNHSIAQTHTTLSSQALQPRPVSQQDLVAPAGAQAAPPANAAPPMNPEITPLSAALAQTIAQGMAPPVSMAPVAVSVAPVAVSMAQPLGGITMSHATTPMVTYPIASQSMRITAMPH